In Gigantopelta aegis isolate Gae_Host chromosome 6, Gae_host_genome, whole genome shotgun sequence, the following are encoded in one genomic region:
- the LOC121374550 gene encoding store-operated calcium entry-associated regulatory factor-like, with protein MLIIDSSLAGKMKSLIILLCLVGCTSGIYNDQDRILLEDLKVLTLYSDRMTTGRRSSPVPQLKCVGGSAQNAYIPLTVQCYNRGFDGYDTQWECKTDMDNEYRFGKVEVTCEGYDYPNDPFILRGSCGLEYTLEYTKEGYQKQQSGYQKQQSGYQGNQHHSYHHKKTHYSDGHHRQLKPVYLKCKDILSPLYAEHDQFGQGPQAPPPPGFKPNFTSETHTAGSEGAYSPPCGSATHAAGGASTGGGFWTGAATGGLLGYLFGQNNAGTGWGSGRRNYYNTPNTGGSWFSGNSGSTWGSGGSSWGGGGSSWGGGSSSGWGGGSSSNSSSGTRTASGYGGTKRR; from the exons ATG ttaatcATTGACTCAAGCTTAGCAGGGAAAATGAAATCTTTGATTATTCTTTTGTGTCTGGTTGGGTGCACATCAG gTATCTACAATGATCAGGACAGAATTCTGCTTGAAGATCTCAAAGTTCTTACACTTTACAGTGACCGCATGACCACCGGTCGACGATCCAGTCCAGTTCCACAG CTGAAATGTGTTGGTGGAAGTGCACAGAATGCCTACATACCTCTCACAGTACAGTGCTACAACAGAGGATTTGATGGCTACGACACACAG TGGGAATGTAAGACTGATATGGACAATGAATACCGGTTTGGAAAGGTTGAGGTCACATGTGAAGGCTATGATTACCCAAATGACCCATTCATTCTGCGAGGATCATGTGGG TTGGAATACACTCTTGAATACACCAAGGAAGGCTACCAGAAGCAGCAGAGTGGCTACCAGAAGCAGCAGAGTGGTTACCAAGGTAACCAGCATCACAGCTACCATCATAAGAAGACTCATTACTCTGATGGTCATCACAGG CAGCTTAAACCGGTTTATCTAAAGTGTAAGGATATTTTGTCCCCTCTATACGCAGAACATGACCAGTTTGGACAGGGACCCCAAGCCCCACCCCCTCCAGGATTTAAACCAAATTTTACATCAGAAACACACACAGCAGGGTCAGAAG GAGCATACTCTCCACCTTGTGGCTCGGCAACACATGCTGCTGGTGGGGCATCCACTGGAGGTGGCTTTTGGACAGGAGCAGCAACCGGAGGACTCTTGGGATACCTGTTTGGCCAGAACAACGCTGGCACTGGCTGGGGGTCTGGCAGACGTAACTACTACAACACACCTAACACTGGTGGTTCTTGGTTCTCCGGCAACTCGGGCAGCACCTGGGGTAGTGGAGGGAGCAGCTGGGGAGGAGGAGGGAGCAGCTGGGGAGGTGGAAGCAGcagtgggtggggtggtggcAGCAGCAGCAATTCCAGCAGTGGAACAAGGACTGCATCTGGATATGGTGGAACCAAGAGGAGATAA